The following proteins are encoded in a genomic region of Pirellulales bacterium:
- a CDS encoding tetratricopeptide repeat protein, whose protein sequence is MKITSAIRWLLSASILLSSAAFAIAADSTAGPQSSDAARRQFDGAVAMHKGGAYDLAVDEWEKFLQKFPDDPLAAQAQFYAGVCYLSQKDKQYDKAREAFEKVVAKYPKFEQIDKAYFNLGLADYNLAQAGRAELHPKAAEAFGQLIAKFPNSPQLPEALLYRGESLYASGKKAEAIKAWSELAAKHAGSAARARGLYNLGIAEQELGQQTEAGATFDTLLKDFPQSELVGEVKMRKGDTLLETGRFADAENLFSAALKQQDSPLADYATLRLGAALAGEKKYADAAACYASLPTKFPRSTYIGAATLAAGNCYYLAGNQPEARNWFGKVLSGGGDQAAEASHWIARSWLKEKQPTEALAAVEKALPLAAKSPRRADLMMDKADALYDIAEAQLLAGNHADAERRYQALLEEFPSHVYAENWLVRRALARYMQKKYADVISYLKPQLTKLKTADRQAEAQFLVGSSELELKHFGEAVQALKASLAAQPKGPETDETLLALAIAQRGANDRAAAKGTIERVIAEFGNSKLADRAHFRSGEWKFESGDYSGAASDYQWVIDHAGSSPLVPSALVGLGWSQINKSDFAAAAKTFSTAVEKYGGQPAATRARYGRAAARQQLKEYAGAIEDAEAFLTADPKSAERSDALYVLGLAQEGAQRFPDAAKSFQSLLDADPSYSGIDKALYELAWSRKSAGQEEGAAEAFGKLAREHGDSALAPESWFNVGEYQYHQKKDYKAAASAYYAAATKAGNGEQAEKASHKLGWAYFQEQDYSKAKQAFDSQLANYPSGALAADAAFMIGESLFKQEQYVPALAALEKALGTKPSSADFTALALLHAGQSAAQLKRWEESVKLLTRLQKEFPDSPHVVEAMYEEGWAKQNLDQLSDALKLYEAVADKTDAVVGTRARFMMGEVLFAQANHKEAIRNYFKVIYGYGDTQAPAPYKTWQANATYEAARCFEVLKNAEQAKKLYNELLTKYPDNDKAASAKERLKQLGG, encoded by the coding sequence ATGAAGATCACATCGGCGATTCGTTGGCTTCTGTCCGCTTCGATTCTTCTTTCCAGTGCGGCATTCGCGATCGCCGCCGATAGCACTGCCGGCCCGCAGTCGTCCGATGCGGCGAGACGGCAGTTCGACGGCGCGGTGGCGATGCACAAAGGGGGCGCGTATGATTTGGCGGTCGACGAGTGGGAGAAATTCCTGCAAAAGTTTCCCGATGATCCGCTGGCCGCGCAGGCCCAATTCTATGCTGGCGTTTGCTACTTGAGCCAAAAGGACAAGCAGTACGACAAAGCCCGCGAGGCCTTTGAAAAAGTGGTGGCTAAGTATCCGAAGTTCGAGCAGATCGACAAGGCATACTTCAATCTCGGGCTGGCCGACTACAACCTCGCGCAGGCCGGCCGCGCCGAACTGCATCCCAAGGCGGCCGAGGCATTCGGCCAATTGATCGCGAAGTTTCCGAACTCGCCGCAATTGCCCGAGGCGCTGCTGTACCGCGGCGAATCGCTCTACGCCTCCGGCAAGAAGGCCGAGGCGATCAAAGCCTGGAGCGAATTGGCCGCCAAACATGCCGGCAGCGCGGCGCGGGCTCGTGGGCTTTACAACCTCGGCATCGCCGAGCAGGAACTCGGCCAGCAGACCGAAGCCGGCGCGACGTTCGATACGTTGCTCAAGGACTTCCCGCAAAGCGAGTTGGTCGGCGAAGTGAAAATGCGCAAGGGGGACACGCTCTTGGAGACCGGCCGGTTTGCCGACGCCGAAAACCTGTTCTCCGCCGCGCTGAAGCAGCAGGATTCTCCGCTCGCCGACTATGCGACGCTCCGGCTCGGGGCAGCGCTCGCCGGCGAAAAGAAATACGCCGACGCGGCGGCCTGCTATGCCTCGCTGCCGACGAAGTTTCCCAGATCGACTTACATCGGCGCGGCGACGCTCGCGGCGGGGAACTGCTACTACCTTGCCGGAAATCAGCCGGAGGCCCGCAACTGGTTCGGCAAAGTGCTCTCTGGCGGCGGAGATCAGGCGGCCGAGGCATCCCATTGGATCGCCCGAAGCTGGTTGAAGGAAAAGCAACCGACGGAGGCTTTGGCCGCGGTCGAGAAGGCACTCCCGCTCGCCGCAAAAAGTCCGCGGCGCGCCGATCTGATGATGGACAAGGCCGATGCACTTTACGACATCGCGGAAGCTCAACTGCTCGCGGGCAATCACGCGGACGCCGAGCGGCGCTATCAGGCGCTGTTGGAGGAGTTTCCCAGCCACGTCTATGCCGAGAATTGGCTGGTGCGCCGAGCACTGGCTCGCTATATGCAGAAGAAGTATGCCGATGTGATCTCCTATCTCAAGCCGCAGTTGACGAAGTTGAAGACCGCGGATCGGCAAGCTGAAGCGCAGTTCCTCGTGGGGAGTAGCGAATTGGAACTCAAGCACTTCGGCGAAGCGGTGCAGGCGCTGAAGGCGTCGCTCGCCGCGCAGCCGAAAGGCCCCGAGACCGATGAAACCCTGCTGGCACTGGCAATCGCCCAGCGCGGCGCGAATGATCGCGCCGCCGCGAAGGGAACGATCGAACGCGTGATCGCCGAGTTCGGCAATAGCAAGTTGGCCGATCGAGCCCATTTCCGATCGGGAGAGTGGAAATTCGAGTCGGGAGATTATTCCGGCGCGGCGAGCGATTATCAGTGGGTGATCGACCACGCCGGTTCAAGCCCACTTGTGCCTAGCGCGCTCGTGGGCTTGGGTTGGTCGCAGATCAACAAGTCCGACTTCGCGGCTGCCGCGAAAACCTTTTCCACAGCCGTCGAGAAATACGGCGGGCAGCCGGCGGCGACGCGGGCTCGCTATGGCCGCGCCGCCGCTCGCCAGCAACTCAAGGAATATGCCGGTGCGATCGAAGACGCGGAAGCATTCTTGACGGCCGATCCCAAATCGGCCGAGCGGAGCGACGCGCTCTATGTGCTGGGGCTTGCTCAGGAGGGCGCGCAGCGATTCCCCGACGCGGCCAAGTCGTTCCAGTCTCTGTTGGATGCCGATCCGAGTTATTCGGGGATCGACAAGGCGCTTTACGAATTGGCCTGGAGCCGCAAATCGGCAGGACAAGAGGAGGGCGCGGCGGAAGCGTTCGGCAAGCTGGCCCGCGAACATGGCGATAGCGCGCTGGCGCCCGAAAGTTGGTTCAACGTCGGCGAATACCAGTATCATCAGAAGAAGGACTACAAGGCGGCCGCCTCGGCCTATTACGCGGCCGCCACCAAGGCCGGCAACGGAGAGCAGGCAGAAAAGGCCAGCCACAAGCTCGGCTGGGCCTATTTCCAAGAGCAGGATTATTCCAAAGCAAAGCAAGCCTTTGACTCTCAATTGGCAAACTATCCGAGCGGCGCGCTTGCGGCCGACGCGGCATTCATGATCGGCGAGTCGCTGTTCAAACAGGAGCAATACGTGCCCGCGCTGGCCGCGCTCGAGAAGGCATTGGGAACGAAACCCTCGTCGGCCGATTTCACCGCGCTGGCCCTTCTGCACGCCGGACAGTCCGCCGCGCAACTGAAGCGCTGGGAGGAGAGCGTCAAGCTGCTCACGCGGCTCCAGAAAGAGTTCCCCGATTCGCCGCACGTCGTCGAGGCGATGTATGAAGAGGGTTGGGCGAAACAGAACCTCGATCAGTTGAGCGACGCGCTCAAGCTCTACGAAGCGGTGGCCGACAAGACTGACGCCGTCGTCGGCACACGCGCGCGATTCATGATGGGCGAGGTTTTGTTCGCACAAGCGAATCACAAGGAAGCGATCCGCAACTATTTCAAGGTGATCTACGGCTACGGCGACACGCAGGCCCCAGCCCCGTATAAAACGTGGCAGGCCAACGCCACTTACGAGGCGGCCCGCTGCTTCGAGGTCCTCAAGAATGCCGAACAAGCCAAGAAATTGTACAACGAATTGCTGACCAAGTATCCTGACAATGACAAAGCAGCGTCGGCCAAGGAGCGATTGAAACAGCTCGGCGGATGA
- a CDS encoding TerC family protein has product MLQPALWHWIAFVGFILAMLAFDLLVLSRGAHEPTFRQSVGWAAFWTGLAISFNGLIWYAAGVEAAARFLAGYLVEWSLSLDNVFVFIVIFAYFQVPRGHQHRVLFWGILGAIVMRLLFVVAGMELIAAADWVLPLFGVLIVYLGVKLAAQGEPQVEPERNLVLRAARRVFRVAQGDHGGRFFVRDEAGRRRATALFLVLLVIESADVVFAFDSVPAIFGVARDPFLVFSSNVLAILGLRALYFLLSGVINRFRHINYGISAVLVFVGITMIADYAAKRFGWIVPDRELIPYWASLAAIAGILVVSIAASLWPRPTNHQSPPIDPAR; this is encoded by the coding sequence ATGCTCCAACCCGCTCTTTGGCACTGGATCGCGTTCGTCGGATTCATCCTGGCGATGCTGGCGTTCGATCTGCTGGTGCTCAGCCGCGGGGCGCACGAGCCGACTTTTCGCCAGAGCGTCGGTTGGGCCGCGTTCTGGACCGGGCTGGCGATCAGCTTTAACGGGCTGATCTGGTACGCCGCGGGCGTCGAGGCGGCTGCGCGGTTTCTCGCCGGATATCTCGTCGAATGGTCGCTGTCGCTCGACAACGTGTTCGTGTTCATCGTGATCTTCGCTTACTTTCAAGTGCCGCGCGGGCATCAGCATCGCGTGCTGTTCTGGGGAATTTTGGGGGCGATCGTGATGCGGCTCCTTTTCGTCGTGGCGGGAATGGAGTTGATTGCCGCGGCCGATTGGGTGCTGCCGCTGTTTGGAGTGTTGATCGTTTATCTGGGCGTGAAGCTGGCGGCTCAGGGAGAGCCGCAGGTCGAGCCGGAAAGGAACCTGGTGCTGCGGGCCGCGCGGCGAGTATTTCGGGTCGCCCAAGGGGACCACGGCGGGCGGTTCTTTGTTCGTGATGAGGCCGGCCGCCGCCGAGCGACTGCACTGTTCTTGGTGCTGTTGGTGATCGAGAGCGCCGACGTGGTCTTCGCCTTCGACAGCGTGCCGGCCATCTTCGGCGTCGCCCGCGATCCGTTTCTTGTCTTCAGTTCGAATGTGCTAGCGATCCTCGGCCTGCGGGCCCTTTACTTCCTGCTCTCGGGCGTGATCAACCGTTTCCGCCACATCAACTACGGCATCAGCGCCGTATTAGTGTTCGTCGGGATCACGATGATCGCCGACTACGCCGCCAAACGCTTCGGATGGATTGTCCCCGATCGCGAGCTGATTCCGTACTGGGCCTCGCTCGCCGCAATCGCCGGCATTTTGGTGGTTTCCATTGCAGCCTCGCTCTGGCCACGGCCGACAAATCATCAATCTCCACCGATCGACCCGGCGCGGTAG